In Thermus hydrothermalis, the following proteins share a genomic window:
- the speD gene encoding adenosylmethionine decarboxylase produces MELFGFGPHLMVDGYDANPAKLQDAELVRRVLDELPQEMEMTKVLPPFVYSYGPNGEDGVTGVVIIAESHIAIHTFPKKRFLSIDIFSCKAFDMAKALKKLAEVFEIGRYETYMIHRGKEFPKDPELARKIVLGEREYLEARVS; encoded by the coding sequence GTGGAACTCTTCGGATTCGGTCCGCATCTCATGGTGGACGGGTACGACGCCAACCCCGCAAAGCTCCAGGACGCTGAGCTGGTGCGCCGTGTCCTGGACGAGCTCCCCCAGGAGATGGAGATGACCAAGGTCCTCCCCCCCTTCGTCTACAGCTACGGCCCGAACGGGGAGGACGGGGTGACGGGGGTGGTGATCATCGCCGAAAGCCACATCGCCATCCATACCTTCCCCAAGAAGCGCTTCCTCTCCATTGACATCTTCTCCTGCAAGGCCTTTGACATGGCCAAGGCCCTGAAGAAGTTGGCCGAGGTCTTTGAAATCGGGCGCTACGAAACCTACATGATCCACCGGGGCAAGGAGTTCCCTAAAGACCCCGAGCTGGCCCGGAAGATCGTCCTGGGCGAACGGGAGTACCTGGAGGCCCGGGTCAGCTGA
- the sdhC gene encoding succinate dehydrogenase, cytochrome b556 subunit has translation MYRGREGQWAFYLHRISGLGILVFLMLHVANIASAMWGPEVSNALMKFYHQPVFQVGLLLLIAGVLYHGFNGLRIILMDFTAWGVRYQRQLWYAVWVLFVLFYLPFLVKIGGGILGGGHGD, from the coding sequence ATGTACAGGGGAAGAGAAGGGCAGTGGGCGTTTTACCTGCACCGGATCTCGGGCCTGGGCATCCTGGTCTTCCTCATGCTCCACGTGGCCAACATTGCCAGCGCCATGTGGGGGCCGGAGGTGTCCAACGCCCTCATGAAGTTCTACCACCAGCCCGTGTTCCAGGTGGGGCTATTGCTCCTCATCGCCGGGGTGCTCTACCACGGGTTTAACGGGCTTAGGATCATCCTTATGGACTTCACCGCCTGGGGGGTGCGGTACCAGAGGCAGCTTTGGTACGCCGTCTGGGTGCTTTTTGTCCTCTTCTACCTGCCCTTCTTGGTGAAGATTGGCGGGGGCATCCTGGGAGGGGGCCATGGCGATTAA
- a CDS encoding succinate dehydrogenase hydrophobic membrane anchor subunit produces the protein MAIKSKRYQEARLEASTNLELYWWVFMRISGVVLVFLLIGHMWMNAILTDLNKIDYTYVAKRLSQTTWKIYDWLILALALLHGGNGLRYVLDDWIRHPAKRFWTKVVLYGLIAFLFFLGSLSLFNHDFGVN, from the coding sequence ATGGCGATTAAGTCCAAGCGCTACCAAGAGGCGCGGCTCGAGGCCAGCACCAACCTGGAGCTTTACTGGTGGGTTTTCATGCGCATCTCCGGGGTGGTCCTCGTCTTCCTCCTCATCGGCCACATGTGGATGAACGCCATCCTCACCGACCTCAACAAGATTGACTACACCTACGTGGCCAAGAGACTTTCCCAGACCACCTGGAAGATCTACGACTGGCTCATCCTGGCCCTGGCCCTCCTGCACGGGGGCAATGGGCTTCGCTACGTTCTGGACGACTGGATCCGCCATCCCGCCAAACGCTTCTGGACCAAGGTGGTGCTCTACGGCCTCATCGCCTTCCTCTTCTTCCTGGGGAGCCTGAGCCTTTTTAACCACGACTTTGGGGTGAACTAG